From Candidatus Amoebophilus asiaticus 5a2, the proteins below share one genomic window:
- the accC gene encoding acetyl-CoA carboxylase biotin carboxylase subunit, translating into MFNKILIANRGEIALRIIRACKELGIATVAVYSTADKESLHVNFADEAVCIGPATSKLSYLNIPHIIAAAELTNANAIHPGYGFLSENSSFSRICQEHDIKFIGPSPESISKMGDKATAKDTMKKAGVPTIPGSDGLLTSLEQGLVLAQEIGFPIILKATAGGGGKGMKIVQHADAFAKAWDEARREAQAAFGNDGLYLEKLIEAPRHIEIQLMADQHGRVVHLSERDCSIQRRHQKLVEETPSPFITEELREQMGQAAITGAACIGYEGVGTVEFLVDKHRNFYFMEMNTRIQVEHPITEEVTGIDLIKEQIKIAAGEKIANKNYYPQGDAIECRINAEDPFKDFRPSPGTITNLHLPGGLGIRVDTHIYSGYTIPPHYDSMIAKLIARGKDREEAIVRMKRALEEFVIEGIKTTIPFHLQLMDDKNFRAGKFTTAFLESFKLLDIAIEDKEE; encoded by the coding sequence GTGTTTAACAAAATACTTATTGCGAACAGGGGTGAAATTGCCCTACGTATTATCCGAGCATGTAAAGAGCTAGGAATTGCAACTGTGGCCGTTTATTCTACAGCTGATAAAGAGAGTCTGCATGTAAACTTTGCTGACGAAGCAGTCTGTATTGGACCAGCCACTAGTAAACTCTCTTATTTAAACATACCTCATATTATTGCAGCTGCGGAGTTGACTAATGCGAATGCTATACATCCAGGGTATGGATTTCTTTCAGAGAATTCTTCTTTTTCAAGAATTTGTCAGGAGCATGATATCAAGTTTATTGGCCCTTCTCCAGAGTCCATTAGTAAAATGGGTGACAAAGCCACTGCAAAAGACACTATGAAAAAAGCTGGGGTGCCTACTATCCCAGGCTCAGATGGTTTGCTTACCTCATTAGAGCAAGGGCTAGTATTAGCTCAGGAAATAGGGTTTCCTATAATTTTAAAGGCAACAGCAGGTGGTGGAGGAAAGGGTATGAAAATTGTTCAGCATGCAGATGCTTTTGCTAAAGCATGGGATGAGGCTAGGCGTGAGGCTCAAGCTGCTTTTGGTAATGATGGACTTTATTTAGAAAAGCTTATTGAAGCGCCTAGGCATATTGAAATTCAGCTTATGGCTGATCAACATGGTAGGGTTGTGCATCTTTCAGAACGTGATTGCTCTATACAACGTAGGCATCAAAAGCTGGTAGAAGAAACTCCTTCACCATTTATAACAGAAGAGTTACGAGAACAAATGGGGCAGGCTGCCATTACAGGTGCTGCATGTATTGGTTACGAGGGTGTAGGCACAGTAGAGTTTTTGGTAGATAAACATAGGAACTTCTATTTTATGGAAATGAATACCCGTATTCAAGTAGAACATCCTATTACCGAAGAAGTAACTGGCATTGATCTTATTAAAGAACAGATTAAAATAGCTGCTGGAGAGAAAATAGCGAACAAGAATTATTATCCACAAGGAGATGCAATTGAGTGTCGCATTAATGCAGAAGATCCTTTTAAAGATTTTAGACCTAGTCCAGGTACCATTACCAACTTACATCTACCAGGTGGCTTAGGTATTCGAGTAGATACCCATATTTATTCAGGATATACCATTCCTCCTCATTATGATTCTATGATTGCTAAGCTTATTGCGCGTGGAAAAGATAGGGAAGAAGCCATTGTAAGAATGAAACGGGCTTTAGAGGAATTTGTAATAGAAGGGATTAAGACAACCATTCCATTTCATTTACAACTAATGGATGACAAAAACTTTAGGGCTGGTAAATTTACTACTGCTTTTTTAGAAAGTTTTAAGTTGCTTGATATTGCTATTGAAGACAAAGAAGAATAA
- the accB gene encoding acetyl-CoA carboxylase biotin carboxyl carrier protein produces the protein MKLKELEELISFIAKSGLEEVNIETEQIKLSIKKNAPVIQQLASQPPVTLPESNVANTIMPVQPIASVESQPIATPAVAANTEHITFKSPMIGTFYRASNPESAPFVQEGNIVKPGQPLCIIEAMKLFNEIEAETAGTIIKILVEDASPVEYDQPLFLIKPA, from the coding sequence ATGAAACTAAAAGAATTAGAAGAACTAATATCATTTATTGCTAAATCTGGTTTGGAAGAGGTTAACATAGAAACCGAACAGATTAAACTTAGCATCAAAAAAAATGCACCTGTTATTCAGCAGTTAGCTAGCCAGCCACCTGTAACTTTACCAGAAAGCAATGTTGCAAATACTATTATGCCGGTTCAACCAATAGCTAGTGTTGAGTCACAGCCAATAGCAACACCAGCAGTAGCGGCAAATACCGAACACATCACCTTTAAATCTCCTATGATTGGTACATTTTACCGTGCATCTAATCCCGAAAGTGCTCCTTTCGTACAAGAAGGCAATATAGTAAAACCAGGTCAGCCGTTGTGCATTATAGAGGCCATGAAGCTCTTTAATGAAATAGAAGCAGAGACAGCAGGTACCATTATTAAAATTTTGGTTGAGGATGCTTCTCCTGTAGAATACGATCAGCCATTATTTTTAATAAAGCCAGCTTAA
- a CDS encoding DUF2608 domain-containing protein: MVSKSITSIAEIHPFIVQGAIEKSQLLVVFDMDLTLTMPPLPALLYLAKPEYRTKVQRILSPLTDTDRAKVLTLGLQISEHQLIEEITPSIIESIQALQVKSIVLTASLSGQFNNNAPLELQRFQKLKELGIVLQNISLQEKVILTDLPFCDQNYPTYYNGILCVRGEPKTNIKGPTLVSFLHHIHFYPKQIIMVDDKREHLSYVQQSLAALEPTIEFIGFEYTGAYKRIPPVINEESFLSYWEGLIKQVLDS, from the coding sequence GTGGTTAGCAAAAGTATTACAAGCATAGCTGAGATTCATCCATTTATTGTACAAGGAGCTATTGAGAAATCACAGCTCCTTGTTGTATTTGATATGGATCTTACCTTAACTATGCCTCCATTGCCAGCTTTGCTCTATCTAGCTAAACCCGAATATCGTACTAAGGTTCAAAGAATCTTATCCCCACTTACAGACACAGATCGGGCGAAAGTACTTACTCTAGGCTTACAAATAAGTGAGCATCAGCTAATAGAGGAGATTACTCCGTCAATTATTGAAAGCATTCAAGCGCTACAAGTTAAAAGTATTGTTTTGACTGCTAGCTTATCAGGTCAATTTAATAATAATGCGCCCCTTGAGTTACAAAGATTCCAAAAGCTAAAAGAATTAGGCATCGTTTTACAAAACATATCCTTACAAGAAAAGGTCATATTAACTGATCTGCCTTTTTGTGACCAAAATTACCCTACTTATTATAATGGCATATTATGCGTGAGGGGAGAGCCTAAAACTAATATCAAAGGGCCTACGCTTGTTTCTTTCCTTCATCATATCCATTTTTATCCTAAGCAAATAATCATGGTTGATGACAAAAGAGAACATCTGTCCTATGTACAACAGTCGCTTGCAGCATTAGAACCTACTATAGAATTTATCGGTTTTGAATATACTGGAGCGTATAAGCGTATACCCCCAGTTATTAATGAAGAGAGTTTTCTATCCTATTGGGAAGGATTAATTAAACAAGTATTAGACTCTTAA
- a CDS encoding phosphatase PAP2 family protein has translation MKYKTILWLNFASLIEAFIIKVLIDYKIVVCNFGGLHNLYDMIAMVSVKNMLVLGGYQMYFWPQKNHKLHKKIYLVPTLLDKRIPAIPELFWIYSPLYYVFFSLAILCLKNYNSSALHAWLMLMHSSFWFVHFPTGIRKEFREKVRGVPTDKVTKFIMDLVHDHDTEDNACPSMHCAFAVFLAFITYPFYPTLSIAFPIIVSLSCLFTKQHLIVDIVPGFLLGALHGFINMSLS, from the coding sequence ATGAAGTATAAAACTATACTGTGGCTTAACTTTGCTTCTCTTATTGAAGCCTTTATAATTAAGGTATTGATAGATTATAAGATTGTAGTATGTAATTTTGGTGGGTTACATAATCTATACGATATGATAGCTATGGTAAGTGTTAAGAATATGCTTGTACTTGGGGGCTACCAAATGTATTTTTGGCCACAAAAAAACCATAAGCTACATAAAAAAATATATTTAGTTCCTACACTGCTAGATAAACGAATTCCTGCTATTCCTGAATTATTCTGGATTTATTCTCCTTTATATTACGTGTTTTTTAGCTTAGCTATACTCTGTCTAAAAAATTATAATAGCTCAGCTCTGCATGCTTGGCTCATGCTGATGCATAGTAGTTTTTGGTTTGTTCACTTTCCTACAGGTATACGAAAAGAGTTCAGGGAAAAAGTGAGAGGTGTTCCAACAGATAAAGTTACCAAGTTTATTATGGATTTAGTACATGATCATGACACGGAAGATAATGCATGCCCTTCTATGCACTGTGCTTTTGCTGTATTTTTGGCATTCATTACTTATCCTTTTTATCCTACTTTATCCATAGCATTTCCTATTATCGTATCTTTATCATGCTTATTTACTAAGCAGCATTTGATAGTAGATATTGTCCCTGGATTTTTATTAGGAGCCTTACATGGTTTTATTAATATGAGCTTATCCTAA
- the recO gene encoding DNA repair protein RecO, with protein sequence MRYTTRGIVLNYMKYREASIIVRIFTELFGKQSYVVNSVRMLKARHSIALFQPFMPLDMVVYHKKSVTLQRIVEVKCHTPITNILCDLKKATIATFLTELLNKVLYEEEHNENLFEFLLQAVIKLNSLADRYELFYLDFMLQLCSYLGFGLSNASEINQQLVQSGFHSTLNGDEIALLDALLNKHTTDMVIPNRSSIRNLLANMVKYFQLHIDTLDMLKSLPVLQEISG encoded by the coding sequence ATGCGCTATACAACCAGGGGTATTGTTTTAAATTACATGAAATACCGAGAAGCTTCTATTATTGTTAGAATTTTTACAGAACTTTTTGGTAAACAATCTTACGTAGTAAATAGTGTTAGGATGCTAAAGGCTAGACATAGCATAGCACTTTTTCAACCATTTATGCCACTAGATATGGTAGTGTATCATAAGAAAAGTGTTACGCTACAGCGTATTGTAGAAGTAAAATGTCATACGCCTATTACCAATATTTTATGCGATTTGAAAAAAGCAACCATTGCTACCTTTTTAACAGAGTTACTTAACAAAGTACTTTATGAAGAAGAACACAACGAAAATCTATTTGAATTCCTATTACAGGCAGTAATCAAACTAAATAGCTTAGCAGATAGATATGAGTTATTCTATTTAGATTTTATGCTACAGCTTTGTAGTTACTTAGGTTTCGGACTCAGTAATGCCTCAGAAATTAATCAACAATTAGTACAATCAGGATTTCACAGTACGCTCAATGGCGATGAAATAGCTTTATTAGATGCTCTATTAAACAAGCATACCACTGATATGGTTATTCCTAATCGATCATCTATTAGGAATTTACTAGCTAATATGGTAAAGTATTTTCAATTGCATATAGATACTTTAGATATGCTTAAGTCCTTACCTGTTCTACAAGAAATAAGTGGGTAG
- a CDS encoding beta-ketoacyl-ACP synthase III, translating into MRTAIRASITGVHGYVPEYILTNEKLEKMVDTNDEWITTRTGIKERRILEGTNQGTSVLGIPAVRGLLEKTNTDPREIDLLICATITPDMITPATANIIAHAVGATNAFSYDLQAACSGFLYALITGVQFIETGKYKKVVVVGADKMSSIVNYEDRNSCILFGDGAGAVLLEPNSQGYGIIDSILKGDGNGEQYLHQKAGGSRRPPSAETIAAKEHYVYQEGRAVYRFAVEKMAEVVLEIMKKNNLHHEDIKFLVPHQANKRILDAVAQRAGIKEEQVMITIQEFGNTTGATIPLCLWRYESQLQPGDKLIITTFGGGFTWGAAYLTWAYK; encoded by the coding sequence ATGAGAACAGCTATACGTGCGTCTATTACAGGTGTACATGGTTATGTCCCTGAATACATACTTACCAATGAGAAGCTAGAAAAGATGGTTGATACCAATGATGAATGGATTACTACTAGAACAGGTATCAAAGAAAGACGTATATTAGAAGGCACTAATCAAGGTACTTCTGTATTGGGTATACCAGCCGTACGAGGGTTATTAGAAAAAACTAATACAGATCCGCGTGAAATAGATTTACTTATCTGCGCTACTATTACCCCAGACATGATTACTCCAGCTACTGCCAATATTATTGCACATGCTGTAGGTGCTACCAATGCTTTTAGTTATGATTTACAGGCTGCATGCTCTGGATTTTTATATGCACTAATTACTGGCGTACAATTTATTGAAACAGGCAAATATAAAAAGGTAGTGGTAGTAGGTGCTGATAAGATGTCAAGTATTGTAAACTATGAAGATAGAAATTCTTGTATTCTTTTTGGAGATGGGGCAGGGGCAGTACTTCTAGAACCTAACAGCCAAGGATATGGTATTATTGACAGCATATTGAAAGGGGATGGAAATGGTGAGCAATATTTACATCAAAAAGCAGGTGGGAGCCGTCGCCCTCCTTCTGCAGAAACTATTGCTGCTAAAGAACATTATGTATATCAAGAGGGGAGAGCTGTATATCGATTTGCAGTTGAGAAAATGGCCGAAGTAGTTCTAGAGATTATGAAGAAAAACAATTTACATCATGAAGATATAAAATTCTTGGTACCTCATCAGGCCAATAAAAGGATTCTAGATGCAGTAGCACAACGCGCCGGCATTAAAGAAGAGCAAGTGATGATTACTATACAAGAATTTGGTAATACCACAGGTGCTACTATTCCTCTTTGCTTATGGCGTTATGAAAGTCAGTTACAGCCTGGAGATAAATTAATTATTACTACCTTTGGAGGAGGATTTACTTGGGGGGCTGCCTACCTTACATGGGCATATAAATAG
- a CDS encoding prolipoprotein diacylglyceryl transferase has translation MLLNYIIWTPDQVLFELGFFKVRWYSLMIISAFLSGRMLLSYFFKKEGRPVEDVDKFSLYILIACLVGARLGEVIFYDPIRYLKSPLEAIFPIELTPKFQIVGYKGLSYHGALIGGFVGAFLYANYNINFSLYPFRLKLVKQKKMGQSFLWILTPLAFGVMMGFFVRIGNFINSEIIGTPTHSQYGVIFAKHVVEDLSNSLPAIQSVRVLKNNTAEYDTIKGYPPIIVECTFAGVGVEEEAIKRFIENRLRSYLRASHVKEHIYVPSDSPLDYTITRNKKSQYIVDVKAFGIPRHPVQLYESFSYLLTLIVLFAWWYYKGATIRDGMIAGVAATICYSFRFLFEFFKDPFNVLIPGKYPITMGHMLSLLTVMAGIIVLIIIYRLPNNKKQVRINQ, from the coding sequence ATGCTATTAAATTATATAATTTGGACTCCCGACCAAGTATTATTTGAATTAGGGTTTTTTAAAGTTAGGTGGTATAGCCTTATGATTATATCTGCCTTTTTAAGCGGTCGTATGCTACTTAGCTACTTTTTTAAAAAAGAAGGAAGACCTGTAGAAGATGTAGACAAGTTTAGTTTATATATATTAATCGCTTGCCTGGTAGGTGCACGTTTGGGAGAAGTTATATTCTATGACCCTATACGTTATTTAAAAAGCCCACTTGAGGCTATTTTCCCTATCGAACTTACTCCCAAATTTCAAATAGTGGGGTATAAAGGACTTTCTTATCATGGAGCTTTAATAGGAGGTTTTGTAGGTGCATTTCTCTATGCTAATTATAATATTAACTTTAGCTTATATCCTTTTCGGCTTAAGCTTGTTAAGCAGAAGAAAATGGGGCAGTCTTTTTTATGGATTTTAACGCCACTAGCTTTTGGTGTCATGATGGGGTTTTTCGTAAGAATAGGAAACTTTATTAATTCAGAGATTATTGGTACACCCACCCACAGTCAGTACGGTGTAATTTTTGCCAAGCATGTTGTAGAAGATTTATCTAACAGCTTGCCAGCTATTCAATCTGTTAGGGTGCTAAAAAACAATACAGCAGAATATGATACTATAAAAGGTTATCCACCTATCATAGTGGAATGCACTTTTGCAGGTGTTGGTGTTGAAGAGGAAGCTATAAAACGATTTATTGAAAATAGGCTTAGAAGCTATTTGCGTGCTTCTCATGTAAAAGAGCATATATACGTTCCAAGTGATTCACCATTGGATTATACAATAACTAGAAATAAAAAAAGTCAGTATATAGTAGATGTTAAAGCATTTGGCATACCCAGACATCCTGTACAGCTTTATGAAAGTTTTTCTTATCTGTTAACGCTTATTGTACTTTTTGCATGGTGGTACTATAAGGGAGCTACTATACGCGATGGTATGATTGCTGGGGTAGCTGCTACCATCTGTTATAGTTTTAGATTCTTATTTGAGTTTTTTAAAGATCCTTTTAATGTGCTAATACCTGGTAAATACCCTATTACTATGGGGCATATGTTATCTTTGCTTACTGTGATGGCTGGTATAATTGTTCTTATAATTATTTACCGATTACCTAATAATAAAAAGCAAGTTAGAATAAATCAGTAA
- the efp gene encoding elongation factor P, producing the protein MATTSDFRNGLCIEFNNDLYTIVEFQHVKPGKGGAFVRTKLKSLTNGKVIDNTFNSGVKITTARIERKTYQFLYKDGAGYHLMDNNTFEQLDLDEKAIQNPLLIKEGQELDVLFHQETGNFIGCELPPFVELKVTYTEPGLKGDTATRALKPATLETGLQIQVPLFIDNDEIIKIDTRTIAYVERVKTDI; encoded by the coding sequence ATGGCTACTACTAGTGATTTTCGAAATGGTTTATGTATTGAATTCAATAACGATCTGTATACAATTGTTGAATTCCAACACGTAAAACCTGGAAAAGGAGGTGCATTTGTACGAACAAAACTTAAAAGTTTAACAAATGGTAAAGTAATTGATAATACGTTTAATTCAGGTGTAAAAATAACTACAGCTCGTATAGAACGTAAAACTTATCAATTTTTATATAAAGATGGTGCAGGTTACCATCTCATGGATAATAATACCTTTGAACAATTAGATTTAGATGAAAAGGCTATTCAAAACCCATTATTAATAAAAGAAGGTCAAGAATTAGATGTTTTATTTCATCAAGAAACAGGTAATTTTATTGGTTGTGAGCTACCACCTTTTGTAGAGCTTAAAGTAACCTATACAGAGCCTGGGTTAAAAGGAGATACAGCTACTAGAGCACTTAAACCTGCTACTTTAGAAACTGGATTGCAGATTCAAGTACCTTTATTTATTGATAATGATGAAATTATTAAAATAGATACAAGAACTATTGCTTACGTAGAACGTGTAAAAACTGATATATGA
- a CDS encoding YceD family protein produces the protein MIKLHEMVIQVPRTDTGSSQEVYQLDDTFFKLFEGNLLETGKLNVNIKLDKTPRHIQLLFSIQGEIELSCDRTLEPFNYPINIERVVHFKIGDEDKELDMDLYMIERQASSIQVAQHIYDFVNLSIPMKRLHPRFADEEEDID, from the coding sequence ATGATTAAGCTACATGAAATGGTCATTCAGGTACCTAGAACTGATACTGGCAGTAGCCAGGAAGTATATCAACTGGATGATACTTTTTTTAAATTATTCGAAGGTAACCTCTTAGAAACAGGTAAGTTGAATGTCAATATAAAATTAGATAAAACGCCACGACATATTCAACTGCTTTTCTCTATTCAAGGTGAGATAGAATTAAGCTGTGATAGAACGTTAGAGCCGTTTAACTATCCTATTAATATTGAACGGGTAGTACACTTTAAAATAGGAGATGAAGATAAGGAATTAGATATGGACTTGTATATGATTGAGCGCCAAGCCTCTAGTATTCAAGTAGCCCAGCATATTTATGATTTTGTAAACTTGTCTATTCCTATGAAGCGACTTCATCCTCGCTTTGCTGATGAGGAGGAAGATATAGATTAG
- the rpmF gene encoding 50S ribosomal protein L32 — MPHPKRRQSRTRRDKRRTHDKAPMPNLAVCPTTGELHLPHRAFWYEDKLYYKGKVVMERNAS, encoded by the coding sequence ATGCCACACCCCAAGCGAAGACAATCAAGAACTAGAAGAGATAAAAGAAGAACGCATGATAAAGCGCCTATGCCTAACCTTGCAGTTTGTCCTACTACGGGAGAACTCCATCTTCCTCATAGGGCTTTCTGGTATGAAGACAAACTTTATTATAAAGGAAAAGTAGTTATGGAACGTAATGCTAGCTAG